The Nothobranchius furzeri strain GRZ-AD chromosome 17, NfurGRZ-RIMD1, whole genome shotgun sequence nucleotide sequence GCTTTACTAATGCAGTGATTACATTTTACATAATAAACTAATACAAGTAGATTATTTTCAGAGTTGAcctttatatttatgtttatgtttatgtatttagcagacgcttttgtccaaagcgacttacaagtgaattTTGACCCCAGGGTGTGTAAAATTGTGTCTTCTAAGAGCTCAAGGTGaaatttttgcttttatttctcTTCTATCAGGATATTTATCTACTGGAATCCTGACATTAGATTACTGTGGCTCTTTAATATTCCAGATCTGTGTTATTTGTagtgttttttttaaaataaatttttatttattttttgtggcaTTTCCCCAAAcaggaatcaaacctgcaacggGTAAAGAAAGGTGATGCCAAAGCCAGCTTCCACCGAATGGAAATAGACAGGATCCGCTTTGTCCTCAGCAGCTACCTGCGCTCTCGTCTGCAAAAAGTCAGTCGAAGTAACGTAAAGATCTACGCGGTTTCTCTTTTAcctttaaaaaaagcactgatctGTCACGCTGTCTGTGTTCAGATTGAAAAGTTCTTTCCTCACGTCCTGGAGAGGGAGAAGTCTCGAGTGGAAGGACAGCcatctctgctctctcctgaggAGTTTGCTTTTGCTAAAGAGTGAGCATAGAGTGACGTCAACTGTTTGATTTaggattttaataataaaaactaaTTTTAATGTTGTGTGCAGGTATTACACCAACACAGAAACCTACCTAAAGGCTGTAGCGCTGAAGCGAATGCCACTCAACTTACAGACTGTAGATCTGCTCAAAGCAGGTAAACATTATATTTGCTTCCTTGGAAATTGCCATTTGTGGCATttactgcaacacacacacacacgggctgaTGCACTAAATCCTGTGATTGATCCAATTCCAGTGCCCGAGCCTTGCTTGGACTCCTTTGTGTTTCTGCGAGTGAAGGAGAAACAGGAAAATATTTTGGTGGAGCCTGAAACCGACGATCAGAGGTAGTTCTCCTCATGGTTGCTGTTCATTCAGTATCCAGTAGGTGGCAGTGTTGTCGTTGTACACCTAGTGACATGTTTAAGGTATAAATACtgaaaaataacacctcttctgtcAGAGAATATATTGTGGATCTGGAAGAGGGCTCGCAGCATTTGATGCGATACCGCACCGTAGCGCCGCTGGTGTCAAACGGAGCGGTGCAGCTGATTTGAAAATCAGGGTGAGTTGAGATCCgttataaaaaaaacacatctcgTTAACTCATTCATGACCTCTCTTGCATAGACATCCGCTAATTCCACTCTGCAGATGTTACATAAGCAAACTCTTTGCTGTGAAATCTGAATTTATTTTTAGCTCCACTGTTTTATCTCTTGGCAACAAAGAAAACTGCAGTATTTAGGTTGGCTGTGGATTAAAATTGACAGTTCTGTAATTACAATGGGCAACGAAATGCAACTAACACTTATTTTTACATTGCAGGTGTTGCTGAGGATGTTTTTTTACTCCAGGAGATCCTACATTTCAGCActtgtatatatttgtttttgctgGAGTTGTAATGAAAAAAAGGCAGTTTAGTCTGTTGAAACCACACAGATAAAACCGGGAAACACAAACTGATTCTTTATCATCTGGAGAAAGGACTAACTTGTGTGATTTGAATGTAGATAACATTCATGACACCGTGGGGAGGGATGCTTGTGATGCTATTTTTGGATGTTTTACTGTTAAATCATAAAACAACTAAAGTGTAgtcgtgtgtgtttttgtgttaatAATCACATTCCTTCCTGTGCCGCTGTATCGCATGACATCCCACTGCTCGGTAACAGAATGCATCAGTTGACCTGAAGGCGAAAAGTTCGGTTCACTTGGCATCAGAGCTCCTGTCACTTTTAGGTCTGGATGCATGTTCGCGTGTGTTCATGCTGAAGGCAGCTGTTTTACATAGACTCCATTCGATTGATGGCCATCCATACGATTGTGTTTTAATTAGGTGTTAGCAAATATCTCGTGTGCGGTCCACTTTACCTGATTATTAACTATTCTTATAAACCCCTCAGATTGAAACCTGAAAATGTTTGAGTCGTCTTTCCTGACCTATAATTACTCTAACAGCATTGTTGTGTAAGATGATGCAGTCACTCAGTCACTGCGTATTGTGTCTGCTCTCAGTAATCGCTCAGTTAACTGGAACTAATGAGCTGGGGGGGGAGGGTCTGCTCACTATTATCTGGCTATTGCTGATGAATCGGCTCATGTCCGATCTACTAAATCTATGTTTGATTAATAAATAGCTGTTTAGCATGGTCGGTGATGACGTTTTTGCCTATAGCCTTTTTCAAAAGAACAATGGCGCCAATTTGCTTCAGATTGGAGGAGGCATCAGCAAGCCtttggtcatttataagtggtcagcctGTGGCGGCAACATGACACGATCAGAACCCTGATATGCCGCCATGGCTTATGTGTGTGTACAAAATATCTCATGATGGGTTTTAATGAGTCTCCCGATTTAATCATTGGATGTACATCAACAGCTGGTTAAACTTTGGAGCAAACTTTATTCAGGATGGCCACCAATGCTAATCAGCGTTTGTATTAGCAACTACAACTCCACCAGCCTTACAGACATGGAAATATCTAACTAATAATCACACAAGATCATTGTTTCAAACTTTATTTAGTTTAACTCTAACCATTAGGTCAACCCTGACTGTTGGCAAGACATTTCACAAACCACTGGATGGGTTTTAAAGAAAATGGAAAGTATAGCAGATGTtcatctgcagctagttaacttttGGAGCAGATCCAGTTCGAGGATGGCCGCTACAACCATCTGACCTCAGGGGCAGGTGTGTGACCCCCTTGTTGAAGGCCGAGCCTAAGCAATAATAATGAGATGCAAGATACATtggcatcaatattggtattAGCCAATATaagacattttttaaatagttGTATCCGTCCATTAAGTAAAACTGGGCCAATAGAAACAACCAGTGGTTATTTTTGTCTTGTTGCCATTTGCGTATGTTTCAAGAGAAAACTGTAGGCAGGGTTCGAGCTAATGAGGGCTCCTCTATAAGCCCTCAGTTTACGCACCCAGAGGCCGTCCAAGAAGAGGTCTCCTTTCTATATATTACATTCTTTATATGGACTTTCAGCGTACCAGGGGGTCTTATGAGTGGAGAGGACTGAGAGCGGCAGAGCactccaggcagctgcatcctGCACACAGCCACAGTAAAATTCTCAAAGTGGCACCACCAAAATAATATAATTACACAGAAGCCTCTGTAATTCATTCCCTGGATGTAGGGAAATACAAATAATATATGTAGTATTGGTTATCATCAGCCGTAACAGCTGTATTAATGTTGGATATTGATATCAACCCAAATTTGTGTATGGGTGTATCCCGAATTTCACCTAGCTCAAGATGTATAAATAAATTATGTGAATGAATTGATTTGAAGTTGAAAATACATGCTGTTACAAATACTGTAATGTGTCTGAAATAGATTTTgccaaatatttttattttgaaacttacTGAATTGTTTCTTAAGCAACTGTAATTGAAGTGCTGTTATTATATTGTAATTACACACCAATTCACATATATTACTCAACATCTTTCCTTAAAACTTTGGCTGTTATTTAAGTAAACCCTAGTAGCAAAACACCTGGTGAACCTGCATTGTTTGGGTTttttaaaacaggaaaaaaatgaGTTGCTCTTTACCTTGTTATGCTAACGTTTCGGCTAAAAACTATAGCCATCATCAGAGTTGTGCTGATGTTGGTGGCATCGCTTCCTTCTCcggttatccgcgggcagcagaggatgatggtgccctctgctgcccgcgccgTCCTCgttgatgacacagtcccatgcatgATCCAATGTGTTGACCCCATTGTTtctgttcatggttgtgtgtccCTGTCTCCTTATTGCTATAGCTTCTCTAATCCATCTTctatatttttgttgttcggtgtttatgatctgtGTTCCTTTCCctcatgcagtgatctgttatggcagatttctttattgtactttctgattcttggtttgctgctcttgtgtgtcttcgacttgtttccttctcacactcctttctatgttttgttgttcgtgtgttgagttggcgtctggtTTATGTGTGTTTTGTTGCAGAGTTTTCTGTGTTTTGAAAGAACCAAGCAATACAAGTTTACAAaatacacagaatgaacgtacagaAGGCATCTGATGAACCTTTAATCAGATCTAAATGTACAACTGATTAACCCAAACTCAAAAACAGTCATAAATCTGTTAGTCATCCACATTACAGATCACACAAGGTCTATTCCATCAGACTCCCCCCTTAACGTTTTTAAGACCAAAATGGCTACAACTTCATCACTCATGAATGAATGTGAGAGATCTACATCCCTTCAAGGGTACTTTTGAGGCAAGGAACAATAAGCACAGTTCATTGGCACACACAGCATGTGTCTTTTTGTCATAAAAAATGAATGTAAACAGAAATATTTCCCTTAAATCGGACACAAAATCTaaagttaaaaagaaaagaaaaccttTAAATGGGCTTAACACATTCAAATTTGAGCTCAAACAAGCGTGTGTGTCCGATGCTGACGGGAATCTTCGGAGGTGATGTGAGGTTAAGTATCTACGTGTAGGGCGTGTGTAGTGTAACTACTGCCTGCTGAGACTTGTTTGTAATCCAGCCTTTCTGGGCGCCACGCATGCTTTATGGGGCTGCAGGACGAGGCAGGAGCCAGCCAGCAGAGGCTGGGATCCAGCCCCAGGCCTCGGTGGGATTGGTGTGTGCTGACAGGTCTGAGAATAGAGCCCAGGATGGCTGGGATGTTTTCTACAAAGCAGAGTCAAATTACATCGGAAAATGGAGCCTTGTGTGCTCCATCCACCCCATCAACTCCGCCCACAAAGAAACAGAAGCCACGATTTTACTCCGACCTTATTTATGTCTTTTATTACCATCAAAGTCAACTTTaagaaacaaacatttaaacagGAACATATTGCTTTCAACAAGAACAAACGCTATTAGgcatattaaaacgttaaaggagCACAACAAACCTTTTGGCTGATTGGTCGGGAGGCTGAGGTGGGCGGAGTCTACTACATGACTTCCTTGATGAGCCGGTATAAATAGGACTTGGTACCAGATTCCTCGGTGGGTAGAAGGATAAAAGTGGCACTTTAACCTGCTGCTCATCTGAGTTTGTAGGTGAGATTTTTTTGAAGATTtgcttttgagtttttaatcCCGTGGCATACGGTTTTATTTATGAGTGTAAATCTGAAGCTTTACCGTTTTTATGATCACGTTTATGGTATTTCTGGCATAAAAGTTCTCCGTTTTCTCAAACTGCAGCCTAACATTGAGGACAACATTCCTGTGACCCCAGAAGCAGGATGACGAGTCCAGCGTAAGTCCTGAACCGTGATGAATTACCTTCTTTTGAAGTGAGGGTAAAATAAATCACCATGACTTGATGCATTTTATGCACCTGAGAGTTAAACCAGCAGTTCTTATTGAAATCCCTGTTTTACATCCTTGCAAGTGTCCTGCCAGTGGTTGGCCTGGGGTCGATGGCCCAGACGGCCGGACTGGTGGAGATCGCCGTCAGGTTGTGCTTAAACCAGCGTAAACAGCTGTGTCCTCATGTGTGGGTTCCCATACTCAAGCCCCTACGGCCTTGCATCCGGAATCCGGTATCAGAGCAGCCTGCCAACGTCACGCGACACCAGACCCTTCTGTCCTCATCTTTCTTCGATGACTTGGAGGAGGACGTCTATGATGATGTTTTGTTCCCGATCAAGAACAAGCATGTGGTGTTTGCAGACTCTTTAGGGTTTTCTCTAGCAGATGAACGAGTGTTCTCCGATGAAGAGGACCAGTCTGAACTCGGCCTGCTGCCCTCGCTGCAGGGTTTGGGAAGCATGACGGGGGACGGCTACAGCTGCACCATCAGCACCTGCTGCCCAGGGACACAACTCAAACTTGGCTTCCCGCAGCCCTCTTTAGATTTCCAGGCCTTTCGGGCCAAGCTGGCAGAAAGCATGGTGATCCTGGAGAGCTGCACCGTTAATGAGCAAGCCCTACAAGGTATTGTCCGGGTCAGGAACATCAGCTTCCAGAAAAACGTGCGTGTCCACATTACCTTTGACTCCTGGCACAGCCACAGGGACGTACCATGCACATACCTGCAGAAACGCTTCGGAGGCCCGCAGACAGACATCTTTGAATTTGAAGTAGCTATTCCTAAAGTCCTGGACGCCAAGAGGAAGATCGAGTTCTGTTTAATGTATTTGCCTGCTGGGCAGAGTGAGCCCTTTTGGGACAATAACAACGGACAGAATTACAGCATCCTGGTGTGTGTGAGCTCACACCTCTGCCACGGCAAAGGTCTAAGTGAAAGGGCATAGCCAACCCCACCTTTGGTCACTAGATTTACCACGCATGTGAGTTGGAATGTGCACATTTTTATgacattttcttttttgtttgaataaaattATTAAAGCCATCTGTTGTAGTTTTTCACTCTGCTCTCTAGTGTCTAAATTTTGTGAATTACTGTTGTGCAACAGAGAGGGATCCCTTTCGCTATGAGGCATAGATGGCATCACCAAAAAGGTCAGAGATCACTGGGCCCAGAGCAGGGAACAAGCTAATCTTAGCTGAGACTTGTGTACAGACCTCCGAACCACTCCTCATTATTATTCTCTCACACATAACCCCGCtgcatttattttactttaaaagtGTTTGCTAGTTTTAAATAATACACTGATGTTAGCTTTAAAAGCAGGAAGGTGTGTGGACACGTCAGACCGAAGGTAAAAACAAGCGTAGCAGTGATTCATGCACATGAGgtcacattaaagagcaagttcaccgagaaacagtttttcattttttgtaaaacaatcggtcactttgagtttcacattcaggctgaacatgaaaaaagtcttcCACCCCGTTTCCTGCATAAGCCGCCGATAGAAAAGAGACAGGATGaaacgctcggattagaaaagcctgtcagatctatgtcacagtAACCTCGTAAcgggggaagactgttgttgatttagcttccaggagagcagagcatgtctcagctagtagaagctaactgttagcattagcatctccccaccacagcagaactcctccaggcttgtgttatttgtggagataataatgactgttgcaaagcaaacaaagttagcggtagagtcatgttgctgttagccaatcagagacaagatatCTCaaaatcaggaagtaagactccaaaccctCTTCTGCTTCCTACCCCTCTGACTgtcacttcctgaaacaggaaggtCAGAACATTTTTTCatggagatcgactcacaagacacttttatactagagaccactgcagatgtggtgaaaatgagtgaacttgttctttaagGTTTGATCAGTAAGAAAATCTGGCAAGACATTGCATGAAGGAAGTTAATGGGATAAGTACTTTTGCATTATTCATAATACTTTATCTCAAACAAGGCAACGTCTTAGGAAGGTGGATATAATGTTATAAGTGGAAAACATCAAACAACAAAAGAGAGCACCTAAACCCCATCAAGGGATAACTTTTTAAATCCATACAGAGGCTTTGTATGAATATTACTTGTTTCCCCTGCTAGGATCATGTTGAATTTGTGCTACATAGATTTTTCCAAGGGATCGGTTTTTAAAAACACTTCTACTTCAGGCAGGAAGGAAGGTGGAGGCAGCTTTGACAAGTCCCAGGATGTGCCTGTCTCAACAACCTGATGTTTTATAGTCTTGTCCAGCTGTGTGTCTCTGCGCCACAGACTTAAACACACATGTGTCCTGCACTGGTTCATCAGCGCCCCACGCTGATGTTGCAAACTTTGCAGCTCGGATCTTTCTTTGCGTTGGCTGTGGTTAGACTCATTAGCTGGTGGTGCCCGCTGATCTGCTCCACAGCGCCCTGATCCAAGGGAATCGGCTCGGTGAATAGCACCTCCAGGATGACATCACTAGCGTGGCAGTACAGAGGCTCCTCCCCCTGCCTCTTGGGGGCAGTGAAGGTCAGGAAGGGATTGGAGGTTAAATCCAGCATGGGGAGGCGGCTGCAGCAGAATGCATCTCCCTCTGTGCCGATGGGGGCCAGCACCAGGACTACGTAGTGGTACGCTGTGTACATACAGTAAAAGTCAGCAAAATACAGGCAGATGTTAGGGTTCAGCAGGTACCCAGCTGGGATCTGGAATCGCAGGGGTCCGTACGGAGAGTCTCTGGGAGGGAGCCCCGTATCAAACTCTGTGTTGCAGCTGAAGAAGACTCCATGCAGTTTGCCATTAATAGGAGAGCCGTGACTCCCGCTGGTGTCTTTTAGGGCTGGACGCATCAGTCCACCGCATTCTCTCCTAATTCAGGATGTGAACAGAAAAATGTTGAACATCACACTGAACTGCTGTGAGCATGGCTTTAATGCAACAAAAGGGTCACAACTCAGCACTTACCTGACATAGTCAAAGTAATCTGGATGTTGGTTGCGATAGAACACAGAGAATTTCAGCAGCCGCCCTGCAGAACCTTTGGCCTTGTCAAGGAGTTGCTGCAGGTGTTCCATAGCATAATCTGCAAAATGTACACCAAGTGCAAGCCTGCATTTACACATCAATAACAACCTTCTGCTGAGAGATGAGTGCACTTCACTTCTGGTGCACATTTAGCTCTTAAGACGGTAACTTGAGCTCTATGGTTTGAGAAATTACCTCCCGTGCAGAACTCCACTATCTGGCTCCACTCTGACACCAGGTAGTCGCCGTCCGGTTGCTTGACAGCCGTCTGAACAGCCACACAGTAATCCGTACTCGGGCTGAGGAACCAGTGTCCCCTAACGGCCATGGGGAGAGGAACAGCTTTGGCCACCAGTTTGGTGGGCACATCCTGAATGATGAAATGTTAAAACAGACATCAGGAACAGAGAATAAAACCAAGACAAGGCTGCTGTGTGTTTAAACCACTATAAATGAGAAAGTtgcaaaaacagctgcaggagctaCTACTTTTTCTTCT carries:
- the ppp1r3c2b gene encoding protein phosphatase 1 regulatory subunit 3C-B-like isoform X2, with product MTSPAVLPVVGLGSMAQTAGLVEIAVRLCLNQRKQLCPHVWVPILKPLRPCIRNPVSEQPANVTRHQTLLSSSFFDDLEEDVYDDVLFPIKNKHVVFADSLGFSLADERVFSDEEDQSELGLLPSLQGLGSMTGDGYSCTISTCCPGTQLKLGFPQPSLDFQAFRAKLAESMVILESCTVNEQALQGIVRVRNISFQKNVRVHITFDSWHSHRDVPCTYLQKRFGGPQTDIFEFEVAIPKVLDAKRKIEFCLMYLPAGQSEPFWDNNNGQNYSILVCVSSHLCHGKGLSERA
- the gins4 gene encoding DNA replication complex GINS protein SLD5; the protein is MSDALSDDGSDINQDDSQDVMTPAELIAKLEEAWLNEKFSPELLENKSEVVECVMEQLTHMESNLQRVKKGDAKASFHRMEIDRIRFVLSSYLRSRLQKIEKFFPHVLEREKSRVEGQPSLLSPEEFAFAKEYYTNTETYLKAVALKRMPLNLQTVDLLKAVPEPCLDSFVFLRVKEKQENILVEPETDDQREYIVDLEEGSQHLMRYRTVAPLVSNGAVQLI
- the LOC107393725 gene encoding phytanoyl-CoA hydroxylase-interacting protein — protein: MDAPLSTPCNIKICEVTCDSFRIMWDMAPEDSTRATHFFIDLSRKENRDPNRFKHRDVPTKLVAKAVPLPMAVRGHWFLSPSTDYCVAVQTAVKQPDGDYLVSEWSQIVEFCTGDYAMEHLQQLLDKAKGSAGRLLKFSVFYRNQHPDYFDYVRRECGGLMRPALKDTSGSHGSPINGKLHGVFFSCNTEFDTGLPPRDSPYGPLRFQIPAGYLLNPNICLYFADFYCMYTAYHYVVLVLAPIGTEGDAFCCSRLPMLDLTSNPFLTFTAPKRQGEEPLYCHASDVILEVLFTEPIPLDQGAVEQISGHHQLMSLTTANAKKDPSCKVCNISVGR
- the ppp1r3c2b gene encoding protein phosphatase 1 regulatory subunit 3C-B-like isoform X1, whose translation is MNYLLLNVLPVVGLGSMAQTAGLVEIAVRLCLNQRKQLCPHVWVPILKPLRPCIRNPVSEQPANVTRHQTLLSSSFFDDLEEDVYDDVLFPIKNKHVVFADSLGFSLADERVFSDEEDQSELGLLPSLQGLGSMTGDGYSCTISTCCPGTQLKLGFPQPSLDFQAFRAKLAESMVILESCTVNEQALQGIVRVRNISFQKNVRVHITFDSWHSHRDVPCTYLQKRFGGPQTDIFEFEVAIPKVLDAKRKIEFCLMYLPAGQSEPFWDNNNGQNYSILVCVSSHLCHGKGLSERA